Within the Deltaproteobacteria bacterium genome, the region CTGCGGCAGTGTCTTGCGCATCAAACAGGATATTACATTTGAGGAAAAGCAAGTCCGAGGCCAAGGTTCAAACCCTGCCGCCCTGACCAATACTATCAAACGGAGGGTCCTGTAATCACCCAAAAGGCAGGGGCATGTGTCCTGTCATGAAGCTGCCGATTCCCTCGAAAAGACGATTTTCCCTCCGACAATCGTCATCCGCGCCTTCGCGTCGCGGATATCTCCCGTCGGCACGGTAAGAAAGTTGCGATCCCAGACGACCATGTCGGCAAGTTTTCCTTCCTCCAGCGAACCGAGGTCGCGTTCCTGAAACGCGGCGTAGGCGCTCCCCATCGTCTGCAGGCGGAGTGCCTCCCCGACAGAGATCGATTCACTGGAGGCGAAGCTCCTTCCGCCTCTGCTCACCCGGGCGACCGCCTGCCAGAGGGCATACTGCGGCTGCCAGAGGGGAAAAGCGGGCGGGTCGGCGCCCAGAGCCACCGGTATCTGATAGTACAGGAACGAGCGGAGCGGGACAAACTCAGGCACCTTCGGCCCCCTTCCAAATCGATCCCCCCACGCGTAGATAAACTGGGGGTGTGTCGATACCACAATCCCCGCCTTCCTGATGCGGCGAAGCGATGCCTCGCCGGGCCACAGCGCGTGTTCAATGCGGTGGCGCGGATCGGGACGGCCGTGTTCCTTCTGCGCGGCCTCAAAAACGTCGAGCATTGTTTCGACCGCCAGGTTTCCGACCGCATGGACGCTGACCTGCTGCCCGGCCTGGTGAATGGCATCGACCATCTGCCGCAGTTCAGCCGGGGAATGCAGCATCAGCGCGTTCGGGTTGCGGGACCAGCCAGCCGTAGGCCCCGATCCGTCTACCGCGATCTTGAGACCTCCCCATACCCGAGCAAAGGATGCCGGGTCCGAGCGCTTCATCTCACCCACTTCGTAAAAGGGCGATGCCGAATTCGGTTTATCGGCGGTAAAAAGCTCCGCGACGGCATCGAGGGTGTCGGGAAGCGTCGGCAGGTACGGCCAGATCTTCAGGCGTAGCGGGAGCCGTCCGGATGCCGCCAGGTCAAAATAGAGACGGGCCGATTCGACGCTCGACATACCGGTCACCATGAAGAAATTGTCGTGGACGGAGGTCACCCCTTCCTGGCAGTAAAGCGCCGCCGCGTGGCTGATGGCACGCTCCATCTGCGCCGCACCGGGAGGCGGAACGGCGCTCCTGACAAGGTAGAGCGCGGGATAATGGACGAGGAGACCGGTCGGCTCCCCTCTCGGTCCTTTTTCAACCAGACTGCCGGGAGGACTGACCGTCGCCTGATTCACCCCGCCCAGTTCCAGCGCGGCGGAATTGGCGAACCCCCACTGCCCGGTGGTGTGAACGACCAGGACGGGGTGCCGCGTCGTGACCTCGTCGAGGTCGCGACGGTTCATGAAGGTAAAGTCGTCGCTCTCCACCCCCCACGCGTTGATGAATGTCCCCTCCGGCGTCTTTTCGGCGCGGGCGGCAATGAGCTCAAGAATC harbors:
- a CDS encoding amidohydrolase family protein codes for the protein ILELIAARAEKTPEGTFINAWGVESDDFTFMNRRDLDEVTTRHPVLVVHTTGQWGFANSAALELGGVNQATVSPPGSLVEKGPRGEPTGLLVHYPALYLVRSAVPPPGAAQMERAISHAAALYCQEGVTSVHDNFFMVTGMSSVESARLYFDLAASGRLPLRLKIWPYLPTLPDTLDAVAELFTADKPNSASPFYEVGEMKRSDPASFARVWGGLKIAVDGSGPTAGWSRNPNALMLHSPAELRQMVDAIHQAGQQVSVHAVGNLAVETMLDVFEAAQKEHGRPDPRHRIEHALWPGEASLRRIRKAGIVVSTHPQFIYAWGDRFGRGPKVPEFVPLRSFLYYQIPVALGADPPAFPLWQPQYALWQAVARVSRGGRSFASSESISVGEALRLQTMGSAYAAFQERDLGSLEEGKLADMVVWDRNFLTVPTGDIRDAKARMTIVGGKIVFSRESAAS